The stretch of DNA GCAGGAACAGGCGGCCTCGTAGGCGGCTTGGTTGGCCTGGGTATCCCGGAAGAAGAGGCAAGAGATTATGATGAGAGTGTGAATGCGGGCCGAATCCTGGTGCTGGTTGAGGCGGATACAAGCCGCAGTCAGGACATCTACGGAATCTTCCGCTCAGCAGGTGCTCTGAACACCCAGTATTATCATGACGATGCAGAATTGGCCGCGAGTGCCAAGCCCGTGGTGGGTACGGAGGCCGCGGACCAGTCAGGGAAGCTTCAGCTGAAGGAAGAGCAGCTGGACGTCTCCAAGAACAGCATCAAGACCGGTGAGGTAGAGCTTCATAAGGAAGTTGTTGAGGAAGAGAAGACGATCAACGTTCCGGTAACTCGCGAAGAGGTTGTGATTGAACGCAAGGCTGTTCAAAACCGGGAGTCGGATGCTCCAATCGGACAGAACGAGACCATTCGTATTCCGGTTCGTGAAGAGCAGGTGGACGTGAACAAGCATACGGTAGTCACCGGCGAGGTGGAAGCCCATAAGCGCAAGATTCAAGAGACCGAGCAGGTGAAGGATTCGGTGAAGCGTGAAGAAGCGAGGGTGAATCGCACTGGCCATCCAGCTGTGTCTGGCGAGGAGCCTTATACGGGCTTGGACAAAGAGCAGGACGAGAAAGACATGAGTCATGACACCTTGTATCAAAGCCGGAACAGCTTTATTCCTAAGAAGTAAAGAAGTGCAGGGTTCATATATTATAAGAAGCAGCCAGCCGTCCGGTTATTCGGACGGCTGGCTGCTTTGTGGCTTAAAGCGGCTGGGTTTCAAGCCTAAATGCGCTCACCCTGCCCTTAGGTGTTCGATCAGCTCGGTCAAATCCTGCTTCTACACCTGCCAGTGGCGGACGGTCTTAAAAGCAGGAATGACCCCGTAAGGCCGATATTGGAAGATAAACTGGACTATAAACGCTTACATGCTAGTATATGAGCTTTGTTCACTCAGCCTCTTCTCAGCTATAATTCTCTTCATGAGCGTTGCACCGGGCCCTGGCTTTTCCGGAGGGAAAAGCCGCAGAGTATAAGATGAACTTCATGTTCACCACCTATTTACTTAACTGAGCGGAAAATTTTGTTTGTAGTGCCACTATTTGTAGTGCTTAAATTTAAGGGGGATTACTTGCTTTGAATGTACAACAACTGAAAATGGGCTGGTTCTCGAATGTACGCAGTGACGTATTATCCGGGATGACCGTAGCGCTGGCGCTGATTCCAGAAGCGATCGCCTTCTCGATTGTAGCGGGGGTAAGTCCGATGGCCGGGCTTTATGCGTCGTTCACGATGGCTGTCGTGATTGCCTTTGCCGGGGGAAGACCGGGCATGATCTCTGCGGCGACTGGAGCGATTGCACTGCTAGTCACCAAGCTGGTGGGGCAGTATGGCGTGGAGTATTTGTTTGCGGCCGCCGTTCTGGCCGGGATTCTGCAGATTATTCTGGGCGCTTTGAAGCTGGGCAGGTTCATTACGTTTGTGCCTCAGCCGGTGATGACCGGGTTCGTCAACGCGCTGGCAATCTTGGTCTTTATGGCCCAGCTGGTTCACTTCAAAGGCCAGAGCTGGGTGATGTACGCCCTGGTAGGTCTGACACTGGTTATTATGTATGTGCTGCCCAAGCTAACCACAGCAGTTCCAGCAGGTCTGGTAGCTATTATTCTGGTGTCCATTCTGTCCATATCCATGCACCTGGATGTAAAGACCGTCGGGGATATGGGAGCGTTGACACGGGATCTTCCCGTGTTCCACATTCCGAGCATTCCGTTTACTTGGGACACATTGGTTATTATTTTTCCTTACTCCTTGTCCATGGCAGTGGTCGGAATTATGGAATCGCTAATGACAGCTACCTTGATCGACGATCTGACAGGAACGGATAGCAACAAGAACCGTGAGATGAAGGGACAAGGCCTCGCTAACATCGTTACGGGCTTCTTCGGGGGCATGGGGGGCTGTGCCATGATCGGCCAGTCGATGATCAATATTAAATCCGGCGGGCGCACACGCTTATCCACCTTAGTTGCGGGCGTCTTCCTGCTCATATTGATTGTTCTGCTGGGCGATATTGTTAAACAAATTCCGATGGCGGCACTCGTAGGCGTAATGATTATGGTCTGCGTGGGCACCTTCGACTGGGGGTCGCTGCGGAGCATTCACCGCATTCCGCTGGCCGAGACGCTCGTCATGCTGGTGACGGTCGTGATCGTTGTGGCAACCGATAACCTCTCGCTCGGTGTATTGGCCGGGGTGCTCCTCAGCGCTTTGATTTTTGCTTGGAAAATGGCCCGAATCCGCACCGTAGCGACGACTACAGAATCCGCGAAGACCTATACAGTATCAGGTCAAATGTTCTTCGGAACGATGCATCATTTCATTAAGGAATTCAATTATGAAGAGGACCCGGAGCATGTCATCATCGACTTCTCCAAATCCCATATATGGGACCAGTCGGCTGTGAATGGCATTTCTAAGGTGCTGCAGAAGTACAAGCAGGCCGGCAAAAGAGCTGAAATTGTGGGCATGAACGAAGAGAGTCGGACACTGGTTAACCGGATCGGTTTGGGATCTTCAGGGGGGCATTAACCCTATGTTTTATTTATATAGACCGCAATATCCCGTCCGTTTTCCACTATGTTACAATGGGGCAAAAGAAAGTAGCAGGAGCGTGATCTATCATTCGTTTTCGAAAACGGGACTATCTGCTTTTTTTCGCTATTTTCCTGACGATTTATACGCTCAATATTATTCATCTGTAAAGTTGTGGAAGGCACTTATCGCTGTACTTATCACAGCCGTACTCTCCAGCCTGGTATGCGATACGATCACCAATCTCATCTTTCGGTCTAACCGCAAAAGACAGCCATGACAAGAAACACCTTCTCTTTCAGCTCAATAAAGGCTTAGGAGAAGGTGTTTTTCTGCTTTGAATGCTGCTAAAAAAGCGAGACTTACGAGATGGCGCTTCGCTTCAGCAGTCTGCGAATCGAATGGTCAGATTCCCGCAGAACCGTGTCTTTGTCCAGGGTCTTCATGATGCCGCCCTGCATGACAACTTGCCCGCCGATGATTGTCGTCTCCACATCCGCCCGCGTAGCGGAATAGACAATGCGGGAGATCGGATCGACATCAAAGGAAGGGAAAGTGTGGAAGTTGTACAGATTCAGGATGGCGAGATCCGCCTTCTTGCCAACCTCGAGACTACCGATCTGGTCCTCCATGCCGACGGCCTTGGCGCCGCCAATCGTAGCCATTCTGAACACGGTCTTGGCATCCATGGCGGTTGGGCCGTGGTGCGGCTTCTGAATCAGTGCAGCCAGTCTCATCTCATTGAACATATCGAGATTGTTGTTGCAGGGAGCGCCGTCAGCACCCAGGCTGAGGGAGACATTCCAGTCAAGCAGTCCCGGTGTATCGGCGATTCCTGAAGCCAGCTTCAGATTGGACCCCGGGCAGTGACTGACATGTACGCCCCGGTCGCGCAGAATTCGCTTCTCTTCATCATCTAGCCAGATGCAGTGGGCGAGAATGAGCCGGTCGTTAGCTAGCCCGATATGATCCAGATAGACAATATTCCGCATTCCTGTGTTCGCCTGCACGATTTCAATTTCACCACGGTTCTCCGAAGCATGGGTATGTACCATTACATTGTATTTGGCAGATAGGTCACGAACCTCTGTTAAGAGCTGCTCTGTACAGGATACGACAAAGCGCGGGGAGAAGGCATACCGGATTCGCCCATTGTCATAGTCGTGCCACTTCTCCAGCAAATCTACACTTTCCTGCAGGGAAGCGGCAGTATCCTCCTGCATGACGGCCGGGGTATCTCCGCCCTTCTGGTCCATCATAACTTTGCCGGAGAGCGCACGGATACCGCTTTGGGCGATAGCCTGGAACGCAGAATCGGTATGCTTTACGGTCTCCATATCTACGATCGTAGTGGTCCCGCTCTGAATCAGCTCACCGATGCCGAGAAGCGCTGAGTAGTAGATCGACTCCTCATCATGAGCGGCTTCGAGCGGCCAGATTCGCTTGCGCAGCCAATCCATCAGCTCAAGGTCATCCGCTTTGCCGCGGAAGAGTGTCTGGCACAGATGGATATGTGTCTGAATAAAGCCGGGGATAACAGTACGGCCTGTGGCGTCGATCACTTGATCGACTTGATCAGGAAGCAGATCCGGTCCGATTTCACGTATGATATCATTCTCAATCCATAAATCCCCTATAAGGATTTCCTCGGCCTGATTCATGGTGATGATTTCGGCGTTCTTGATTAAGATGCTACCCATAAAGCGGCCTCCTTCGATAATGACTTTAACCTTACCCTATAGATTATCGTCCAAATATTCTGGCTTTACAACGGGCCCGAAGCGTAGATGAAAAATTTGAAACTTTCCCCAGCGTCTTTTCGTCTACTATGGAGTTATATGACGAATCCACAAGAATTCTGTCCGAATTAACTGGAGGAAAGGAAACAGTGATGGAACCAAGATCATTGCCTGCACGGAATACAGTCCAAAGGAACAGTTCGAAGAAGAGGAAGAAGAAAAAGAAAAAACGCGGATTTCTGCGCTTTGTATTCCGAATGTTCATGACCTTGATGGTGCTCGGAGCCATCGGAGCGGTATGGCTGTTCTTCACTCCGTCAGGTGAGAATATGCGCTATCTGGCCGCAGATACCTTGATTACAACCCAGCACAGACACTGGGCGAAATATATTATCGGTGAGGAAGAGCTGAAGAAGCGGGTGGCTGAATATAATGCCCGGTTCGAACAGATGGGGGAAGAGAAGGATACCCATACGATCACTCGCCCGGCAACGACCAAGACAAGCGCTCCCAAGCAACTGGTGGAGATTGAGGAGGTTTCCGGAAGCGGTTATCACGGCTATGTCATGACCGTGAACGATCCGACCAAGATCCGGCTTGGCGTGCCGGGTAAGCGCGGCAAGGGAGAGAAGGTGTCGAGCATGGTCAAGCGGCTTGGCGCGATTGCTGGAGTTAATGGCGGCGGGTTTGCCGATCCGAACTGGAAGGGCAACGGCTTTAAGCCGATCGGTGTGGTGATTTCTCAAGGCAAGCTGTACTATAACGGACTTGGGAATAAGGAATCGACCCAGATTGTGGGCATTGATAAGGATGGGAAGATGATTGCCGGTCATTATACGCTCAATGAGCTGAGCAAGATGAAGGTGCAGGAGGCGGTTACCTTCCAGCCCCGGCTGATTGTGAACGGCAAAGGCTTGATCCGAAATGCCAAAGAGGGCTGGGGCATTGCCCCTCGCACAGCTATGGGCCAGCGTGCCGATGGAGCGATTCTGTTCGTTGTCATCGACGGCAGACAGCCGGGCTACAGCATCGGAGCGAATCTGTATGATATGCAGAATATTTTGCTGGAGCGGGGAGCGGTCATTGCGGCCAATCTGGATGGCGGTTCCTCATCTGTACTGGTGAAGGATAATGAGATTGTGAACAAGCCATCCTCGGAGTATGGAGAGCGTTATCTGCCAACAGCGTTCCTTGTTTTCGAGCATCCCGAACAGGTAGACATCCCTAATATCTGGAAAGGGCTGAATCCGAAGGATATTGATCCAGGCAAGAAAAAGTAGGAATTATCCATAAGAATCGTATATGAATAAGAATCGAATAAGAATCGTCCCGAAGAGGCTCACAAGCCTCGCTTCTACGGGGCGGTTCTTTTTTGTAAGAAATCAAGAAAATGCATAGAAGTCAGAAATGTACACGTGTGAATAGCGCAGTTATGTTCAGGAAGCTTGGAAAGCTTCACTATCTGAGGAACCGGCCCTGCTCTTATACTTTGACTTAAAGACAAGAGAGAGCGGCCGCTGCTCACAGGTCTTGGGG from Paenibacillus sp. CAA11 encodes:
- a CDS encoding YsnF/AvaK domain-containing protein, with product MNQKIVGVFESENAASRAIEELKNQGFRTEDISVVAKDRRDVKALHEETGTKAPEGVASGAATGGVLGGLAGLLAGIGALAIPGIGPIVAAGPIAATLTGAAVGAGTGGLVGGLVGLGIPEEEARDYDESVNAGRILVLVEADTSRSQDIYGIFRSAGALNTQYYHDDAELAASAKPVVGTEAADQSGKLQLKEEQLDVSKNSIKTGEVELHKEVVEEEKTINVPVTREEVVIERKAVQNRESDAPIGQNETIRIPVREEQVDVNKHTVVTGEVEAHKRKIQETEQVKDSVKREEARVNRTGHPAVSGEEPYTGLDKEQDEKDMSHDTLYQSRNSFIPKK
- a CDS encoding SulP family inorganic anion transporter, whose translation is MNVQQLKMGWFSNVRSDVLSGMTVALALIPEAIAFSIVAGVSPMAGLYASFTMAVVIAFAGGRPGMISAATGAIALLVTKLVGQYGVEYLFAAAVLAGILQIILGALKLGRFITFVPQPVMTGFVNALAILVFMAQLVHFKGQSWVMYALVGLTLVIMYVLPKLTTAVPAGLVAIILVSILSISMHLDVKTVGDMGALTRDLPVFHIPSIPFTWDTLVIIFPYSLSMAVVGIMESLMTATLIDDLTGTDSNKNREMKGQGLANIVTGFFGGMGGCAMIGQSMINIKSGGRTRLSTLVAGVFLLILIVLLGDIVKQIPMAALVGVMIMVCVGTFDWGSLRSIHRIPLAETLVMLVTVVIVVATDNLSLGVLAGVLLSALIFAWKMARIRTVATTTESAKTYTVSGQMFFGTMHHFIKEFNYEEDPEHVIIDFSKSHIWDQSAVNGISKVLQKYKQAGKRAEIVGMNEESRTLVNRIGLGSSGGH
- a CDS encoding 5'-deoxyadenosine deaminase: MGSILIKNAEIITMNQAEEILIGDLWIENDIIREIGPDLLPDQVDQVIDATGRTVIPGFIQTHIHLCQTLFRGKADDLELMDWLRKRIWPLEAAHDEESIYYSALLGIGELIQSGTTTIVDMETVKHTDSAFQAIAQSGIRALSGKVMMDQKGGDTPAVMQEDTAASLQESVDLLEKWHDYDNGRIRYAFSPRFVVSCTEQLLTEVRDLSAKYNVMVHTHASENRGEIEIVQANTGMRNIVYLDHIGLANDRLILAHCIWLDDEEKRILRDRGVHVSHCPGSNLKLASGIADTPGLLDWNVSLSLGADGAPCNNNLDMFNEMRLAALIQKPHHGPTAMDAKTVFRMATIGGAKAVGMEDQIGSLEVGKKADLAILNLYNFHTFPSFDVDPISRIVYSATRADVETTIIGGQVVMQGGIMKTLDKDTVLRESDHSIRRLLKRSAIS
- a CDS encoding phosphodiester glycosidase family protein; its protein translation is MEPRSLPARNTVQRNSSKKRKKKKKKRGFLRFVFRMFMTLMVLGAIGAVWLFFTPSGENMRYLAADTLITTQHRHWAKYIIGEEELKKRVAEYNARFEQMGEEKDTHTITRPATTKTSAPKQLVEIEEVSGSGYHGYVMTVNDPTKIRLGVPGKRGKGEKVSSMVKRLGAIAGVNGGGFADPNWKGNGFKPIGVVISQGKLYYNGLGNKESTQIVGIDKDGKMIAGHYTLNELSKMKVQEAVTFQPRLIVNGKGLIRNAKEGWGIAPRTAMGQRADGAILFVVIDGRQPGYSIGANLYDMQNILLERGAVIAANLDGGSSSVLVKDNEIVNKPSSEYGERYLPTAFLVFEHPEQVDIPNIWKGLNPKDIDPGKKK